One Bacillus sp. 1780r2a1 DNA segment encodes these proteins:
- the gndA gene encoding NADP-dependent phosphogluconate dehydrogenase — MTKQQIGVIGLAVMGKNLALNIESRGYSVSVYNRSPEKTEEFLKSEAEGKNFVGTYSVEEFVNSLEKPRKILLMVKAGAATDATIDSLKPYLEKGDILIDGGNTFFQDTIRRNKELEELGINFVGTGVSGGEEGALKGPSIMPGGQKEAYKLVEPILKSISAKVEGDDCCTYIGPNGAGHYVKMVHNGIEYGDMQLISEAYFIMKNVLGLEADELHEVFAEWNKGELDSYLIEITADIFTKKDDETGKPLVDVILDTAGQKGTGKWTSQSSLDLGVPLPIITESVFARFISAMKEERVKASKVLSGPETTSYEGDKTELIEAIRKALYMSKICSYAQGFAQMKAASEEYDWNLQYGDIAMIFRGGCIIRAQFLQKIKEAYDRDADLTNLLLDPYFKDIVEGYQSALREVISIAVKQGIPVPSFSSALAYYDSYRTETLPANLLQAQRDYFGAHTYQRIDKEGVFHTEWLK; from the coding sequence ATGACAAAGCAGCAAATTGGTGTTATTGGCTTAGCGGTTATGGGAAAAAACCTTGCGCTAAACATTGAAAGCAGAGGCTATTCAGTATCTGTTTACAACCGTTCACCGGAGAAAACAGAAGAGTTTTTAAAATCCGAGGCAGAAGGTAAAAACTTTGTTGGTACATACAGTGTCGAAGAGTTTGTTAATTCTCTTGAAAAACCACGTAAAATTTTATTAATGGTTAAAGCTGGTGCAGCAACAGATGCAACAATTGATTCGTTAAAACCATACCTTGAAAAAGGCGATATTTTAATTGACGGTGGTAACACATTCTTCCAAGATACAATTCGTCGAAATAAAGAATTAGAAGAGCTTGGTATTAACTTTGTTGGTACAGGCGTTTCAGGCGGAGAAGAAGGCGCATTAAAAGGTCCTTCAATCATGCCTGGTGGTCAAAAAGAAGCTTATAAGCTAGTAGAGCCAATCTTAAAGTCTATCTCTGCTAAAGTAGAAGGAGATGACTGCTGCACATACATCGGACCAAATGGTGCAGGGCACTATGTAAAAATGGTTCATAACGGAATTGAATATGGCGATATGCAGCTGATTTCTGAAGCGTACTTCATTATGAAAAACGTTTTAGGTTTAGAAGCAGATGAATTACACGAGGTATTTGCTGAGTGGAATAAAGGAGAATTAGATAGCTACCTTATCGAAATTACAGCTGATATCTTTACAAAGAAAGATGACGAGACAGGCAAGCCGCTTGTTGACGTGATCTTAGATACAGCAGGACAAAAAGGTACTGGTAAATGGACAAGCCAAAGCTCATTAGACTTAGGTGTGCCTCTACCAATTATTACAGAGTCTGTATTTGCCCGTTTTATTTCAGCAATGAAAGAAGAGCGTGTAAAAGCAAGCAAAGTATTAAGTGGTCCAGAAACAACTTCTTATGAAGGCGATAAAACAGAGCTAATCGAAGCAATTCGAAAAGCGCTATATATGAGTAAAATTTGTTCATACGCACAAGGATTCGCTCAAATGAAAGCTGCGTCTGAAGAGTATGATTGGAATCTACAATATGGCGATATTGCGATGATCTTCCGCGGTGGTTGCATCATTCGTGCACAATTCCTACAAAAGATTAAAGAAGCATACGATCGTGATGCAGACTTAACAAACTTATTGTTAGATCCGTATTTCAAAGATATCGTAGAAGGATATCAATCTGCGCTTCGTGAAGTAATTTCAATCGCAGTTAAACAAGGTATTCCAGTACCAAGTTTCTCAAGCGCGTTAGCTTACTATGACAGCTACCGTACAGAAACACTTCCAGCCAACCTTTTACAAGCACAACGCGACTACTTTGGAGCTCATACGTACCAACGTATTGACAAAGAAGGCGTATTCCACACAGAGTGGTTAAAATAA
- a CDS encoding sodium:alanine symporter family protein → MDILDILGKINGVLWGTPSLILLFGTGLFLTFALRGLQFRKLMYAFKLGFTKEKEEDAKAEGDVSNFKALMTALAATIGNGNIAGVATAITLGGPGAIFWMWIVGLLGMATKYAEALLAMKFRVKNDKGEYSGGPMYYVERGLGPKFKILAIAFALFGAFAALGIGNSVQSNTIASVVDESFGISGIVTGIVLAVLTTLIIFGGIQRISTVAGVFVPLMALLYIAGSLLIIFLNVDKIIPSFALIFEYAFSPVAATSGFVGIAVSEAIRSGVSRGIFSNEAGLGTAALIAGNARSDHPVKQALVAMTGTFIVTIVVCTMTGLVLIITGFWDPTGGAISGVAHNANLDGGALTSAAFAASLGKIGEYIVAFSVIFFGFSTIVGWYVYGEKCFEYLFGTKATGLYRAIYVAACGLGAVANLTVVWAFADMANALMMIPNLIALVLLYKVVVHETNDYFENHYKVATMKKAS, encoded by the coding sequence ATGGACATTCTAGATATTTTAGGGAAAATCAATGGAGTTCTTTGGGGAACACCTAGCTTAATTCTTTTATTTGGGACAGGCTTATTTTTAACCTTTGCATTAAGAGGCCTACAGTTCCGTAAGTTGATGTATGCGTTCAAATTAGGATTTACAAAAGAAAAGGAAGAAGATGCAAAGGCTGAAGGTGATGTAAGTAACTTTAAAGCTTTGATGACAGCTTTAGCTGCAACAATTGGTAACGGTAATATTGCTGGTGTAGCAACAGCCATCACGCTAGGTGGACCAGGGGCAATCTTCTGGATGTGGATTGTAGGGTTACTGGGAATGGCTACAAAGTATGCTGAAGCCTTATTAGCAATGAAATTCCGTGTGAAAAATGATAAAGGTGAATATTCAGGTGGTCCGATGTATTATGTCGAAAGAGGGTTAGGACCAAAGTTTAAAATTTTAGCTATCGCATTTGCTCTTTTTGGAGCCTTTGCCGCATTAGGTATCGGAAACAGCGTTCAGTCTAATACAATTGCAAGCGTTGTAGACGAAAGTTTTGGGATTAGTGGCATTGTAACAGGGATTGTATTAGCTGTTTTAACAACTTTAATTATCTTTGGTGGTATTCAGCGTATTAGTACAGTGGCAGGGGTTTTTGTACCGCTGATGGCTTTACTATACATTGCTGGTTCACTATTAATTATTTTCTTAAATGTTGATAAAATTATTCCATCATTTGCATTGATTTTCGAATATGCATTTTCACCAGTAGCTGCAACAAGTGGATTTGTTGGCATTGCGGTTTCTGAAGCAATTCGTAGCGGAGTATCACGTGGAATCTTCTCAAATGAAGCAGGTTTAGGAACGGCTGCTTTAATTGCAGGGAATGCTCGTTCAGATCATCCGGTTAAACAAGCCCTTGTGGCGATGACAGGTACATTTATTGTTACTATTGTTGTTTGTACAATGACAGGTTTAGTACTAATTATTACAGGGTTCTGGGACCCAACAGGAGGAGCTATCTCTGGTGTGGCGCACAACGCTAACTTAGATGGAGGAGCCTTAACTTCAGCAGCCTTTGCCGCATCTTTAGGCAAAATTGGTGAATATATTGTTGCATTTTCTGTTATTTTCTTCGGATTCTCAACAATTGTAGGTTGGTATGTATACGGAGAAAAATGTTTTGAATATTTATTTGGCACAAAAGCAACAGGTCTTTATCGTGCAATTTATGTAGCGGCTTGTGGCCTTGGGGCAGTAGCAAACTTAACGGTTGTTTGGGCATTTGCAGATATGGCGAATGCACTGATGATGATTCCAAACTTAATTGCTCTTGTGTTGTTATATAAAGTTGTTGTTCATGAAACAAATGATTATTTTGAAAATCATTACAAAGTAGCAACAATGAAAAAAGCAAGCTGA
- a CDS encoding helix-turn-helix domain-containing protein, which translates to MNKPIRDPFKENFDTLEEFADRISEVLQCPITIEDSNHRLLAYSTHDERTDQARIATIIGRRVPEKVINNLWKEGIIPQLLKTDDPIRVENINEIGLGNRVAISIWKNEEVLGFIWAVEVDKALNEEELLLLKKAATVLRNKLLQLQIRKYKREERSQEFFWKLLTGHMESKEDITQAFYDAQITPPTSFSIAVFRFQEDITPEAERQISYLLKTMHRLKIILYTIDCNDLILFLSLDSILAPLKDQHEFVTFFKDTMEERFSIEQIESSFSSMYSSYDHIAKSYNEALNVLDIKKKFPKETAHIAGYQELGIYQFLDVLLEKRTQDRFENYSLAKLNEYDLRHNSNLVETLEVFLDSDNNINDAAKVLNVHINTLSYRLKRISEIGDINLKDTNQKITLYLDIKLQKYKNPPSN; encoded by the coding sequence ATGAACAAACCGATTCGAGATCCATTTAAGGAAAACTTTGACACGCTTGAAGAGTTTGCAGACCGTATTAGTGAAGTTTTACAATGCCCAATTACTATTGAAGATTCTAACCACCGTCTTTTGGCATATAGTACGCATGACGAACGGACAGATCAAGCCCGTATCGCAACAATAATTGGCCGACGTGTACCAGAGAAAGTAATTAATAACTTGTGGAAAGAAGGGATCATTCCTCAATTATTAAAAACAGATGACCCTATTCGCGTCGAAAATATCAATGAAATTGGATTGGGAAATCGCGTAGCTATTTCAATTTGGAAAAACGAAGAGGTGCTAGGTTTTATTTGGGCTGTAGAAGTCGATAAGGCCTTAAATGAAGAAGAGTTACTTCTATTAAAGAAAGCCGCTACGGTACTTCGCAATAAATTACTTCAGCTTCAAATTCGCAAGTACAAGCGTGAGGAACGCTCACAAGAGTTTTTTTGGAAGCTACTCACAGGACACATGGAGTCAAAAGAAGATATTACGCAAGCTTTTTATGATGCGCAAATTACTCCACCTACGTCTTTTTCGATTGCAGTATTTCGATTTCAGGAAGATATTACACCAGAAGCTGAACGTCAAATTTCTTATTTATTAAAAACCATGCACCGTTTGAAAATTATTCTATATACAATTGACTGCAATGATCTAATTTTGTTCCTTTCTTTAGATTCAATTTTAGCTCCATTAAAAGATCAGCATGAGTTTGTAACATTCTTTAAAGATACAATGGAGGAACGATTCTCAATTGAGCAAATTGAATCTAGCTTTAGCAGCATGTATTCTTCTTATGACCACATCGCCAAAAGCTACAATGAAGCACTAAACGTATTGGACATTAAGAAGAAGTTCCCAAAAGAAACAGCTCATATCGCGGGCTATCAAGAATTAGGTATCTATCAATTTTTAGACGTGCTGCTAGAAAAAAGAACGCAAGATCGCTTTGAAAATTACTCATTGGCTAAATTAAACGAGTACGATTTGCGCCACAACAGTAACTTAGTGGAAACTCTCGAAGTATTTTTAGATTCGGATAATAACATTAACGATGCTGCTAAAGTATTAAATGTTCACATTAATACTTTAAGCTATCGTTTAAAGCGCATTTCAGAGATTGGTGATATTAACTTAAAGGATACAAACCAAAAAATTACGCTTTATTTAGATATTAAATTACAAAAGTATAAAAATCCTCCATCAAATTAA